A genomic window from candidate division WOR-3 bacterium includes:
- a CDS encoding acyl-CoA carboxylase subunit beta: MDDAIKRLHELREKAKLGGGKERIDKQHETGKLTARERIDLLLDKGSFQEFDAFVTHRIYDFGMQEKKILGDGVVTGLGRIDGRPVAVFSHDFTAFGGTLSLAFGEKVCKIMDFALKMGIPVIGLNDSGGARIQEGVVSLAAYAEIFWRNTQASGVIPQISAIMGPCAGGAVYSPALTDFIFMVKATSYMFITGPEVVKTVTHEEVSFDELGGAQIHASKSGVAHFVANNDEECLLNIRKLLSYLPLNNLEDPPIIESEDDPNREDEELNKIIPDDPNKPYVMKDVILHIVDRDSFFEVHKDYAQNIIVGFARLDGQVVGIIAQEPSIMAGVLDIHSSIKGARFIRFCDCFNIPIITFEDVPGFLPGVSQEHGGIIKHGAKLLYAYCEATVPKITVITRKSYGGAYCVLGSKQVRADINLAWPTAELAVMGPEGAVNIIYRKEISEAEDPKAMRQKLIDEYRDKFANPYVAASRGYVDDIIEPKQTRKELIKYLKILETKRDKLPPKKHGNIPL, translated from the coding sequence ATGGACGATGCAATTAAGAGACTACACGAGTTACGAGAAAAGGCAAAATTGGGTGGTGGAAAAGAACGTATTGATAAACAACACGAAACCGGTAAACTAACTGCACGAGAACGAATTGATTTACTTTTAGATAAAGGTAGTTTTCAAGAATTTGATGCTTTTGTTACGCATCGGATTTATGACTTCGGCATGCAAGAGAAAAAAATTCTTGGCGACGGAGTTGTAACTGGATTAGGTAGAATTGATGGTCGACCGGTTGCAGTCTTTTCCCACGATTTTACTGCTTTTGGTGGCACTTTGTCTTTAGCCTTTGGTGAAAAAGTCTGTAAGATAATGGACTTTGCCTTAAAAATGGGCATTCCGGTTATCGGCTTAAATGATTCTGGTGGTGCAAGAATCCAAGAAGGTGTTGTCAGTTTAGCGGCTTATGCGGAAATCTTCTGGCGTAATACTCAAGCCTCTGGCGTAATTCCGCAAATTTCTGCGATTATGGGTCCTTGTGCTGGTGGTGCGGTCTATTCGCCAGCACTAACGGATTTTATCTTTATGGTCAAAGCCACAAGTTATATGTTCATTACTGGACCCGAGGTTGTTAAGACCGTAACCCATGAAGAAGTGAGTTTTGACGAATTAGGTGGAGCCCAGATCCATGCATCTAAATCCGGAGTCGCTCATTTTGTCGCTAATAACGACGAAGAGTGTTTACTCAATATCAGAAAACTTTTATCTTATCTGCCCTTAAATAATTTGGAAGACCCTCCAATAATTGAATCAGAAGATGACCCGAATCGCGAAGATGAAGAGTTGAATAAAATTATTCCTGATGACCCGAATAAACCTTATGTAATGAAAGATGTTATCTTACACATTGTTGACCGGGATAGTTTTTTTGAAGTTCATAAAGACTATGCGCAAAATATCATTGTCGGATTTGCTCGACTTGATGGACAAGTAGTCGGAATTATTGCTCAAGAGCCATCAATTATGGCTGGTGTTTTAGATATTCACTCGTCAATTAAAGGTGCTCGGTTTATTAGATTCTGTGACTGTTTTAATATTCCGATTATTACTTTTGAAGATGTGCCGGGCTTTTTACCTGGAGTCTCTCAAGAACATGGTGGAATTATCAAACACGGCGCAAAATTACTCTATGCCTATTGTGAAGCAACCGTGCCGAAAATTACAGTTATCACTCGAAAATCTTATGGTGGCGCTTATTGTGTTTTAGGTTCAAAACAAGTTCGGGCAGATATTAATCTTGCTTGGCCTACAGCCGAATTAGCCGTAATGGGACCAGAAGGCGCGGTCAATATCATCTATCGTAAAGAAATCAGCGAAGCCGAAGACCCTAAAGCAATGCGACAAAAATTGATTGATGAATATCGGGATAAATTTGCCAATCCCTATGTTGCCGCAAGTCGGGGTTATGTTGATGATATAATTGAACCAAAACAAACCAGAAAAGAATTGATAAAATATCTAAAAATACTTGAAACCAAACGAGATAAATTGCCACCCAAAAAACATGGCAATATACCATTATAA
- a CDS encoding cobalamin B12-binding domain-containing protein — MQKKLRILVAKPGLDGHDRGAKVVARALRDAGFEVIYTGLHQTPEMIVQTALQEDVDAIGLSILSGAHMTLFPAVLKLLKKKKATNILLFGGGIIPDEDKEKLYKMGIGKLFGPGTDTAEIVDYLKKYFKIETHRTAEKKRTN, encoded by the coding sequence ATGCAAAAAAAACTAAGGATATTAGTAGCCAAACCAGGTTTAGATGGGCATGACCGAGGTGCCAAGGTCGTGGCAAGAGCATTAAGAGATGCCGGCTTTGAAGTCATTTATACCGGCTTACACCAAACACCGGAAATGATTGTGCAAACTGCATTACAAGAAGATGTTGACGCCATTGGACTTTCTATCCTTTCTGGTGCTCATATGACGCTATTTCCGGCAGTGCTTAAATTACTCAAAAAGAAAAAAGCCACTAATATTCTGTTATTTGGTGGCGGCATAATTCCTGATGAAGACAAAGAAAAATTATATAAGATGGGCATCGGAAAATTATTTGGTCCAGGAACCGATACCGCAGAAATTGTTGATTATCTGAAGAAATACTTTAAAATTGAAACTCACAGAACCGCCGAGAAAAAGAGAACTAATTGA